The nucleotide window GCTTCAACCATAAAGACAGCTATGATGAAGTTAGACTGGTAAGCTAAGCGCACGCATTTGGCTATGTACTCCGCCTTGGCGACATACATCTACATTTTTTATATGTACGCTTGGACGTATTGTATGCGCGCCAAAGGGTATCTAGAATCTAGAAAAGAATTATGAAGGGTGAATAAGTATTTGGAATATGTCGTTCCAACGGGCGCGCGCAAGAGGAGACAAAGTAAGATTAGCGCTTTTCATCTTTGCAACCACCGAATTTTTCTTCTTGAGAAACACGATAGGATGCTTTTCTGCATCAACAATCCTAAATTCCGCATTATTATGAAAACAAAGTCTATAAGACATTGTAACAGTTTCTAGTCATGGTTGGGAAAAGGGATTACAGTTCCCCTAATGGGAAGGGAGAAAGGAGATGCTTGTAAAACTAGTTCCCTCCCCAACCAATCATATAGATGTATTTTCTAGAACTAACTTCTATTTAAGTTCTTACGCGTGCGCACAAATGTTATCAGCCATGTATGACACGTATCATCAAGTGTGAGAATGAACAATAAGATTCGATGTACGTTCTTGTTGTTGGTCTTGCTATGCCTCTTTATAGGCCTTTGGTTTGTCTTAGTTCCTCTACTCGTATACTATGTTGGCCGCGATTTACCCATCCCTGTTGGCATCTTTTTCTTAATCGATATGACAGTTCCAATAATAATCTTTGTACTATATGTAGGAAATAGACGAAAGTAATCCCGCACGCATAGATTTAGTTTGAGACAAGCAGTGTTAAGTGACCATAAATACCATAATAAGTAGGAGTATAACAAACAAGGAAGAATCCCCACGCAGAGTGGAGACATTCCCCGCAACTCCCTTAATAATAGAGTCAGATGAAAATACTTTGGGAAAATTCAAAGAATTTCGGCACAAAAATAGAGTGGAAGGTTATGCCTTTAGGAACTTTAAGGCAGCGTTAGTGAAACTTGGTCTAAGACTACGGCGAGGAAAACTAAACTCGTTAAAACCTGCGATAATGCTAGTTGTCTTAAAACAAAAGAAAGGTGACGTTACAAAATGATGCAGAAACCCGCCCCTTTAAATGTTGAGAAAAAAAGGATGGCTTATGTAAGCACTTATCCGCCGCGAGAATGTGGTATAGCAAACTTCACGAAAGATTTAATCAATGCTATAGATCAGCTTCAGGAGTATAGATCATCAGTGGTGATCACAATAAATGAGAAGGGCGCAATTTACAACTACGAAAAGAGAGTTAAGTTTCAAATTGAACGAGACTCTATTGAAAATTACGTCCAAGCCGCTCGTTACGTCAATCTATCCAAAATTGATTTAGTAAATCTCCAACATGAATTCGGTCTTTTTGGAGGCGAGTGGGGAGAATACATTAATTCATTTTTAGAGAATCTTCAAAAGCCAATAGTAACTACACTCCACACTATCCTACCAAACTTTGGATCGACTGCTCGAACAGTTTTGGAAAGCATTGCGCACTATAGTACGTCAATCATCGTCATGACGAGAACAGCTCTGCAACTATTAAGAAATTGCAATATTAAACCCAAAAAAATCAACGTTATCCCGCATGGTTGTCCTGATGTTCCATTTGTTACTAGCGAAAAGTCTAAAATTTCACTTGGTCTAAGAGGTAAGATAGTTTTGTCTACTTTTGGATTGATAAACAGAGGGAAAGGTATTCAATATGCTATTCGAGCGCTCTCTTCCCTCGTTAAGAAAGAACCAAAGATTCTTTACCTCGTAATTGGAGAGACTCATCCGGAAGTGAGGAGAATTGAGGGCGAGCGTTATCGGAAGAGGCTGATGAGGTTGGTTGATGAACTCAAATTGGGGAAGCATGTGCGATTCTACAATCGTTTTCTCTCTAAACGGGAACTAATTAGGTATCTCCAAGCAACAGACATCTACCTCACTCCGTACATCGATCGCAATCAGATCAGCAGTGGAACGCTTGCCTATGCTTTAGGAACTGGTAAGGCTATTATATCAACTCCATACCTTCACGCTGAAGAAGCTTTGGCAGATGGACGAGGATTAATATGTAAGTTTAGAAACCCTGCTTCAATCGCTGAATGCATAAATAGACTTCTAGAAGATCCGGAACTAAGGCTTAGCTTGAAGAGAAAAACGTATGCTTATAGTAGAAACTTTATTTGGCCAAAGGTTGCAGAAAAACATGCCAAGTTGTTCAATCGTTTTCTTAAAGACTAATGGGTGATGAATATTAAGCCACCTATCAAACTAGATAGTCTTAAAGCACTGACAGATGATACGGGTATTCTTCAGCATACTAAATATTCGATTCCCAACAGAAAGGAAGGCTATACTACAGATGATAATGCGCGTGCACTAATCGCGTGCATAAAATTCCTTCAGTTTCATAATGATTCTGATGTAAGTAAGCTAGCTACTACATATTTGAGTTTCTTATTTCATATGCAAAGACCTGACGGAAAATTTCACAATCTATTAAGCTATAGTCGTCATTTCCTTGATGATGTGGGGTCAGAAGACTGCATGGGACGATCGCTATGGGCCTGCGGATATACTATTTTGACTAACCTTCCGAAAGGTATTGAAACTATATCGAAGGAGATTTTTGACAAAGGCCTTCGACACACATCCAACTTTAAGAGTCTTAGAGCTAAAGCCTTCACAATTCTGGGTCTCTGCTACTATTATAAGGCTTTTCCGCATGACCCCAATCTTTCCAAAAACATTGTGTCATTGACGGAGCAATTGTTTGACAGTTATCAGCAAGTATCTTCTTCTGATTGGTGTTGGTTTGAACCTTATCTTACATATGTTAATGCGCGTTTATCGCAAGCTCTTTTTTTGGCCTACGGCATTATTGGAGATGAAAGATACCTCCAGATAGCGATGAAATCCTTTGACTTTCTTGTTAAAGTTCAGGTAATTGATGAGAAAATCATTCCAATCGGAAACAAAGGATGGTACAAGAAGGGTGGCAAAAGAGCCCTATATGACCAACAACCAATCGAAGCATCATGCATGGTAGAAGCGGCACTAGCCGCCTTTCGCGTGACTGGAGATGAGAAATATCAACGAATAGCCCATATCGCTTTCGGTTGGTTTTTAGGGAAGAACTCTCAGGACGTGATGGTTTACAATCCGAAAACAGGTGGTTGTTATGACGGAATAACGCCCGAAGGAGTGAATCTAAACCAAGGTGCTGAAGCTATGCTGTCTTATCTTCTAGCTCGCTTGGAACTTAATGCATCGAAATGATTATCGTGCATAAGAATAATGATACTTCATTAAACGTTTTGCAGCTAAAATTCAAGAGGGTATTTGTTCGGCAAAACATCGATTCAAGAAAATATGGATTTTCCATTCATAAAGTAAAAGAAATATGTGAGAATTATATTATGGTTTGAGGGATGTGGATAGGATGTTGAAGGTTCGAGACATGATGGTTAAAAATGTGGTAACGGCAAAAGAAAACATCACTGTAGAAATGACCATTGAAATGCTCTATAAAAAACATGTTGGATCCATAGTGGTGACTGATGACGAAGGAAAGTGTGTAGGGATATTTACAGAGCGGGATGCTATCAGAATTATAGCCCAAAAAACCCCTTTAAACACGCCTTTAAAGAAGGTCATGACGAAAAATGTTATGACTATTTGGGAAGGTGCTACGTTCGAAGAGGCAAGGAGAGCCATAACGACGTATGGAATAAGACATCTACCAGTAATAGACCAGAAAGAAAAATTAGTGGGAATATTGGCAATTAGAAGCTTCCTAGATGAACTTTTTGGAATATCGCCTCTAAAATCGAGTTAGGAAAAAAGAGTCATGAAGCGTTTTCAAGGCAATCCGATTCTCGAACCAGTGGCGGCGCATGCTTGGGAATCTTACAGAGTATTTAACGCTGCAGCTTTTTATTTAGATAAACGAGTTCACATTCTATATCGTGCCATGGGCAATGACGGTGTTTCTCGT belongs to Candidatus Bathyarchaeota archaeon and includes:
- a CDS encoding glycosyltransferase; amino-acid sequence: MNIKPPIKLDSLKALTDDTGILQHTKYSIPNRKEGYTTDDNARALIACIKFLQFHNDSDVSKLATTYLSFLFHMQRPDGKFHNLLSYSRHFLDDVGSEDCMGRSLWACGYTILTNLPKGIETISKEIFDKGLRHTSNFKSLRAKAFTILGLCYYYKAFPHDPNLSKNIVSLTEQLFDSYQQVSSSDWCWFEPYLTYVNARLSQALFLAYGIIGDERYLQIAMKSFDFLVKVQVIDEKIIPIGNKGWYKKGGKRALYDQQPIEASCMVEAALAAFRVTGDEKYQRIAHIAFGWFLGKNSQDVMVYNPKTGGCYDGITPEGVNLNQGAEAMLSYLLARLELNASK
- a CDS encoding CBS domain-containing protein gives rise to the protein MLKVRDMMVKNVVTAKENITVEMTIEMLYKKHVGSIVVTDDEGKCVGIFTERDAIRIIAQKTPLNTPLKKVMTKNVMTIWEGATFEEARRAITTYGIRHLPVIDQKEKLVGILAIRSFLDELFGISPLKSS
- a CDS encoding glycosyltransferase family 4 protein, which translates into the protein MMQKPAPLNVEKKRMAYVSTYPPRECGIANFTKDLINAIDQLQEYRSSVVITINEKGAIYNYEKRVKFQIERDSIENYVQAARYVNLSKIDLVNLQHEFGLFGGEWGEYINSFLENLQKPIVTTLHTILPNFGSTARTVLESIAHYSTSIIVMTRTALQLLRNCNIKPKKINVIPHGCPDVPFVTSEKSKISLGLRGKIVLSTFGLINRGKGIQYAIRALSSLVKKEPKILYLVIGETHPEVRRIEGERYRKRLMRLVDELKLGKHVRFYNRFLSKRELIRYLQATDIYLTPYIDRNQISSGTLAYALGTGKAIISTPYLHAEEALADGRGLICKFRNPASIAECINRLLEDPELRLSLKRKTYAYSRNFIWPKVAEKHAKLFNRFLKD